In Chitinophaga sp. HK235, a single window of DNA contains:
- a CDS encoding YncE family protein: protein MIKLLRFTGIAVLMAAVAVSSCRTGNDIVPPVVTQVDTPVKHYQYKGFYLLNEGNMGSNKSTLDFFDFTSGSYKKNIYAEANPTVVKELGDVGNDVQIYGNKLFAVINVSNKVEVMNANTVKRIGQIGLLNCRYITFSNGKAYISSYAGPVLIDPRSPIGIVAEVDTATLQITRKVEVGYQPEEMAVVNGKLYVANSGGYRPPTYDSTVSVIDLSTFKEIKKIPVDINLHRLKADSDGDLYVTSRGDYYNRPSALYLVDTKTDAVKKRFPMAASNLCISGDTAYVYGSEYSYNTATWRINYGMINVKTETIIPGSFITDGTEKAIKMPYGVMVDPETKDVYVTDARDYVSSGVLYCFNKQGKKRWSVTTGDIPGHFVFLPVTQ from the coding sequence ATGATAAAATTATTACGTTTTACAGGTATTGCTGTGTTGATGGCCGCCGTGGCCGTCAGCAGCTGCCGTACCGGTAATGATATTGTGCCACCGGTAGTTACGCAGGTGGATACTCCAGTAAAGCATTACCAGTACAAAGGGTTCTATCTGCTGAATGAAGGAAATATGGGCAGCAATAAGTCTACCCTCGACTTTTTTGATTTTACCAGCGGATCGTACAAAAAGAATATTTATGCGGAAGCGAATCCTACGGTGGTGAAAGAACTGGGCGATGTGGGCAATGATGTGCAGATATATGGCAATAAGCTGTTTGCCGTGATTAATGTGTCCAACAAGGTGGAGGTGATGAATGCCAACACCGTGAAGCGTATCGGGCAGATAGGACTGCTGAACTGCCGCTATATCACCTTTTCTAACGGTAAAGCCTATATTAGTTCATATGCAGGCCCTGTTTTAATAGATCCCCGGTCGCCGATAGGCATTGTGGCCGAAGTAGATACCGCCACCCTGCAGATCACCCGTAAGGTGGAAGTCGGCTACCAGCCTGAGGAAATGGCCGTCGTGAATGGTAAACTGTATGTGGCCAATTCCGGTGGCTATCGCCCACCCACATACGATAGTACCGTATCAGTGATTGATCTCAGCACTTTTAAGGAAATAAAAAAGATACCTGTTGATATTAACCTGCATCGTCTGAAAGCAGACAGTGATGGCGATTTGTACGTGACCAGCAGGGGAGACTATTACAACAGACCCTCTGCATTATACCTGGTGGACACTAAGACGGATGCCGTGAAAAAGCGTTTCCCCATGGCTGCCAGCAACCTCTGTATCTCCGGCGACACAGCTTATGTGTATGGCTCTGAATACAGCTATAATACTGCCACCTGGAGAATCAACTATGGGATGATCAATGTTAAAACAGAAACCATCATTCCCGGTAGCTTTATTACAGATGGCACGGAGAAGGCTATTAAAATGCCATATGGTGTAATGGTGGATCCTGAAACAAAAGATGTATATGTAACAGATGCCCGGGATTATGTTTCTTCCGGGGTACTGTATTGTTTTAATAAACAAGGCAAAAAGAGATGGTCAGTCACCACTGGTGATATTCCGGGGCATTTTGTCTTTTTACCGGTAACCCAATAA
- a CDS encoding AAA family ATPase, which produces MKIVIFGAAGAGTSTLAKAFARENGYEHLEADNYYWLKTEHPYENKRAPAERNHQFLADLNSHDKVVVAGSVFNWTPVMPDQFQLAVFLWLPTDIRMQRLILREKQRYGTLLDTDPWLKKENAAFITWASRYDEPDFRGRSHNQHQQWISNLKIPVLEITGDISIAERLQRMQEKIHNMRS; this is translated from the coding sequence ATGAAGATCGTTATTTTCGGAGCAGCTGGTGCCGGCACCAGCACCCTCGCCAAGGCATTCGCCAGAGAAAACGGATATGAACATCTGGAAGCAGATAATTACTACTGGCTGAAAACGGAACATCCTTATGAAAACAAACGCGCCCCGGCAGAACGCAACCATCAGTTTCTGGCCGATCTCAACAGCCACGATAAAGTAGTGGTAGCCGGTTCTGTTTTCAACTGGACTCCCGTAATGCCCGATCAGTTCCAGCTGGCAGTATTCCTTTGGCTCCCTACTGATATACGGATGCAACGGCTTATCCTCCGTGAAAAACAACGTTACGGTACCCTGCTGGATACCGATCCCTGGCTCAAAAAAGAAAATGCCGCTTTTATCACCTGGGCTTCCAGGTACGATGAGCCTGACTTCCGGGGCAGAAGCCACAACCAGCACCAGCAATGGATCAGCAACCTAAAAATACCGGTGCTGGAAATAACAGGAGACATCTCCATTGCAGAAAGACTGCAACGGATGCAGGAAAAAATCCACAATATGAGATCATAA
- a CDS encoding AAA family ATPase, protein MKKVITPKDIFRQLKADLIGKDSYRGVTLTYTWLANQFGHFSLGFIPTFVVFLILKKHMPESRAALNAALGVSITWLAFETYNFLGPLLSGKARKRYIFQPAWGNIAFDTITDLLYFWSGAFMASILCGYTPTALSVLLILTAMVLYPAYYWYLTKMYLQTPSYPFQFRLSQWNTESLPQKDIDEIRRFLDNKGQGMHLFLFGPKRSGKTSLSVGIATELSIRHHTAVYTSAMKLYCMFFEHDDAASADVLWTWRKASILVIDDINPGDPIKHDLITPDQFLSFVDTFSTNDINRTVLRQTNVIWVLGDDDRSRQLSERWQDMLLNIGVEKEKLISLNLQSCAPPMIRGEYDLHMQS, encoded by the coding sequence ATGAAAAAAGTTATCACTCCCAAAGACATCTTCCGGCAGCTCAAAGCAGACCTGATCGGAAAGGATTCCTATCGTGGCGTTACCCTCACCTATACATGGCTGGCTAATCAGTTTGGACATTTCTCGCTGGGTTTTATTCCCACTTTTGTGGTGTTTCTTATCTTGAAAAAGCATATGCCCGAATCGAGGGCAGCCCTGAATGCGGCGCTGGGCGTCAGCATCACCTGGCTTGCTTTTGAAACGTACAATTTCCTGGGACCACTGCTGTCCGGCAAAGCCAGAAAACGTTATATATTCCAGCCTGCCTGGGGTAATATTGCCTTTGATACCATTACAGACCTGCTGTATTTCTGGTCCGGCGCCTTTATGGCCTCTATCCTCTGCGGCTATACGCCGACAGCCCTCAGTGTGTTGCTGATACTCACCGCTATGGTATTGTATCCTGCCTATTACTGGTATCTTACCAAGATGTACCTGCAGACACCTTCCTATCCGTTCCAGTTCCGGCTCAGCCAGTGGAATACGGAAAGCCTGCCGCAAAAGGATATTGATGAAATACGTCGTTTCCTTGACAACAAAGGACAGGGCATGCACCTGTTTTTGTTTGGCCCCAAAAGGAGTGGTAAAACAAGTCTCAGCGTTGGCATCGCTACGGAGCTGTCTATACGTCATCATACGGCCGTATACACCTCAGCCATGAAGCTGTACTGCATGTTCTTTGAACACGACGATGCCGCATCTGCAGATGTATTGTGGACCTGGCGCAAAGCCTCTATCCTGGTGATCGATGATATCAATCCCGGCGATCCTATCAAACACGACCTGATTACGCCGGATCAGTTTCTGAGCTTTGTAGACACTTTCTCCACCAATGATATCAACCGCACTGTGTTAAGACAAACCAATGTTATCTGGGTACTGGGAGATGATGATCGTTCCAGGCAGCTGTCGGAGAGATGGCAGGATATGTTGCTGAACATAGGTGTAGAGAAGGAAAAACTGATTTCCCTGAACCTGCAGTCATGTGCTCCCCCGATGATCAGGGGAGAATATGATTTGCATATGCAAAGCTGA
- a CDS encoding PAS domain-containing sensor histidine kinase has product MTTSIRDLDIDFQLSMFAALMERVPGLVAIREMTGGRLKYINATGIRMLGINDFPSLELLLEQNQLGNGKTITGNAFPPEDPVLHEIQWKNLQGETFTGLYEEMIMQHQGQPYCFFRITDSQSDRRYKLQLSKELQRFGALFNYASIGIIVTNQDGRIMLINDFALQQFDYRREELTGKPIEQLIPQRLQQKHIDHREKYNAAPQSRPMGIGLDLFAVRRDGSEFPVEISLSQYSNEEGHFVIAYISNITARKKAEEKIERLNNELEGMVEERTLQLRKALADLEASKEELTQALSREKELGDLKSRFVSMASHEFRTPLSTILSSAFLVKHYATDSEQPVRDKHLQRIVNSVSFLTDTLNDFLSVGKIEEGKLQPRYTNFDIEDYFNTIIQEMQGLIKENQIIRYQHTGATEAWLDPSLLRHISMNLLGNAIKFSHPGGTIEMFTAVEDKQFILTIKDNGIGMSQEDQQHLYERFYRGTNVSNIQGTGLGLHIVQKYSELLNGAISCASELGVGTIFTITFPADPLNVRSP; this is encoded by the coding sequence ATGACAACATCCATCAGAGATCTTGACATTGACTTTCAGCTTAGTATGTTTGCGGCATTAATGGAGAGAGTCCCCGGCCTGGTCGCTATCCGAGAGATGACAGGCGGACGGTTGAAATATATCAATGCAACAGGTATCCGGATGCTGGGAATAAATGATTTCCCTTCCCTGGAACTGCTGCTGGAACAAAACCAGCTTGGCAACGGAAAAACAATCACGGGCAATGCCTTCCCTCCAGAGGACCCTGTTCTGCATGAAATACAATGGAAAAATCTGCAGGGAGAAACCTTCACCGGCCTGTATGAAGAAATGATCATGCAACATCAGGGCCAGCCCTACTGCTTCTTCCGCATCACCGACAGCCAGTCCGATAGACGCTACAAATTACAGCTCAGTAAAGAACTGCAGCGTTTTGGCGCCCTTTTCAACTATGCCAGTATAGGCATTATCGTTACTAACCAGGATGGCAGAATTATGCTCATCAATGATTTTGCCCTTCAACAATTTGATTACAGAAGAGAAGAACTGACCGGCAAACCCATAGAGCAACTGATTCCCCAGCGCCTTCAGCAAAAACATATAGACCATCGCGAAAAATATAATGCCGCGCCACAGAGCAGGCCCATGGGCATAGGACTCGACCTCTTCGCTGTACGCCGCGATGGCTCCGAATTTCCGGTAGAGATCAGTCTGAGCCAATACTCCAATGAAGAAGGCCATTTTGTGATCGCCTATATCAGCAACATCACCGCCAGGAAAAAAGCAGAAGAAAAAATCGAAAGGCTGAACAACGAACTCGAAGGCATGGTAGAAGAACGTACTTTGCAACTACGCAAAGCACTCGCCGATCTTGAAGCATCCAAAGAAGAGCTTACCCAGGCACTCAGCAGGGAAAAGGAACTCGGTGATCTCAAATCCCGCTTTGTTTCCATGGCGTCGCATGAATTTCGTACACCACTGAGTACCATCCTGTCATCTGCCTTTCTGGTAAAACACTATGCAACAGACAGCGAGCAACCTGTCCGCGACAAACACCTCCAGCGTATTGTTAATTCTGTCAGCTTTCTCACCGACACACTAAATGATTTTCTGTCTGTAGGAAAAATAGAAGAAGGGAAATTACAACCGCGGTATACCAACTTCGATATCGAAGACTACTTCAATACCATCATACAGGAAATGCAGGGACTGATAAAGGAAAACCAGATCATCCGCTACCAGCATACCGGAGCAACCGAAGCCTGGCTGGATCCTTCCCTGTTGCGGCATATTTCCATGAACCTGCTGGGCAACGCCATTAAGTTTTCACATCCCGGTGGCACCATCGAAATGTTCACCGCCGTGGAAGACAAACAGTTTATCCTGACTATCAAAGACAATGGTATCGGTATGTCGCAGGAAGACCAGCAACACCTCTATGAACGATTTTACCGGGGCACCAACGTCAGCAACATTCAGGGTACAGGACTCGGCCTGCATATTGTGCAGAAATACAGTGAACTGCTCAACGGCGCTATCTCCTGCGCCAGCGAGCTGGGAGTAGGCACCATCTTTACCATCACTTTTCCGGCAGATCCCTTAAATGTACGTTCACCATGA
- a CDS encoding NUDIX domain-containing protein, producing MKQSAGILLYRKISDITEYFLVHPGGPYFQRKDAGWWSIPKGEIEPGEAPLQAAIREFEEETGYQPGGTFIPLQPIVQKSGKQVLCWATEGDTDPEKIVSNTFEIEWPPHSGRKKTFPEIDKAGWFDADTAKKLINAQQAAFIEELSKFRGLAPE from the coding sequence ATGAAACAAAGTGCAGGCATTCTTCTTTACCGAAAAATAAGTGATATCACGGAGTACTTTCTGGTACATCCCGGTGGGCCTTATTTTCAGAGAAAAGATGCCGGCTGGTGGAGTATACCCAAAGGAGAGATAGAACCGGGAGAAGCGCCGCTGCAAGCAGCCATACGTGAGTTTGAGGAAGAAACCGGTTATCAGCCCGGTGGTACCTTTATACCCCTGCAACCCATTGTCCAGAAAAGCGGGAAGCAGGTATTGTGTTGGGCCACAGAAGGAGATACAGACCCGGAAAAAATTGTGAGCAATACTTTTGAAATAGAATGGCCTCCACATTCCGGCCGGAAAAAAACCTTTCCCGAAATAGACAAAGCCGGCTGGTTTGATGCCGACACTGCCAAAAAACTCATCAACGCACAACAGGCCGCCTTCATTGAAGAGCTGTCAAAATTCCGGGGCTTAGCCCCGGAATAA
- a CDS encoding LuxR C-terminal-related transcriptional regulator, whose translation MEHDKLGIYSKAFITDVPADLNSPEVEHFRKTIRRFPDEAIYIYSFKENRMLYADGWEELLGYADNEITMLTIVNITAPEYAPFSNELNDKALMFLHNITKDLELYSFTIELKKIHKNGTHVPLICKVGVFAVEEGQTTAIIGHSQKNESIKLGNVMRYAAYGPEKSAFEEELNKQLFRHYAISEKEKEALAMVAEGFSFKEIAARFGVSQSAIEKRIIPMYKRFEVKSLTHLISFAYANHILP comes from the coding sequence ATGGAGCATGATAAGTTGGGAATTTATTCCAAGGCCTTTATTACAGATGTACCAGCTGACCTGAACAGCCCGGAGGTAGAGCACTTCAGAAAAACGATCCGGCGGTTCCCGGATGAAGCCATTTATATTTATTCGTTTAAGGAGAACCGTATGTTGTATGCTGACGGTTGGGAAGAATTGCTGGGATATGCTGATAACGAGATTACCATGCTCACCATCGTAAATATTACGGCCCCTGAATACGCTCCTTTTTCAAACGAGCTGAATGACAAAGCCCTGATGTTTTTGCACAACATAACAAAAGACCTGGAGCTGTATAGTTTTACGATTGAGCTGAAAAAAATACATAAAAACGGCACACATGTACCATTAATTTGCAAAGTGGGAGTGTTTGCCGTAGAAGAGGGCCAGACGACAGCTATTATCGGGCACTCCCAGAAAAATGAAAGCATCAAACTGGGCAATGTAATGCGGTATGCTGCCTACGGCCCTGAAAAATCAGCTTTTGAAGAAGAGCTGAACAAACAACTGTTCCGTCATTATGCTATTTCAGAGAAGGAGAAAGAAGCCCTTGCCATGGTAGCAGAGGGCTTTTCCTTTAAAGAGATTGCGGCGAGGTTCGGTGTTTCCCAATCAGCGATTGAAAAGAGGATTATCCCTATGTACAAACGCTTTGAAGTGAAAAGCCTGACACACCTGATCAGCTTTGCATATGCAAATCATATTCTCCCCTGA
- a CDS encoding DUF5074 domain-containing protein, giving the protein MNFKKCFALLALLVALFTACKKEEVIPAVGLQQEGRSDTLHLGETITLRARVTNANGTTFDWKINGAAAGTDSILKFTASASGMFRVVVTARNTVSVDSVAYNFKVWGKYENGFFMLQEGQYGNDNGDLWYYSYDSNKVVKNVFRTENPGKSLGPNTATLQFATVYRDKMYMAVKVGGPLVVADAYTMKETGRIDHLPQDEGYAFVGVDNNRGLLSAIDGVYRVNLTGPVLGAKVAGINGPAGDMILAGDYVFVMTKDDGVVALKAADFSVVKKFGIGDAGFARTKDGSIWVTGKDSLVKINPISLAADRVKLPFKTTNPWAFLAWRSGSLTASASGDAVYIAEREAVQVIGEIEVGGTRLYRYEPGNAASLSAPFLTLPAGQYFYGSAVRYNERRKELVVIALTDKFGGSNDNRWLMYDAVTANLKETVRYTGYYFPALPIFY; this is encoded by the coding sequence ATGAATTTTAAAAAGTGTTTTGCCCTGCTGGCCTTGTTGGTGGCCCTTTTTACTGCCTGTAAAAAAGAAGAAGTAATACCTGCCGTTGGACTTCAGCAAGAAGGTCGTTCAGACACCTTACATCTGGGAGAAACTATTACGCTGCGGGCACGGGTAACTAACGCCAACGGCACTACGTTCGACTGGAAGATTAATGGTGCTGCTGCCGGCACCGATTCCATCCTGAAATTTACAGCGTCTGCAAGTGGAATGTTCCGGGTGGTGGTGACAGCCCGTAATACTGTCAGCGTTGATTCTGTTGCCTACAACTTCAAGGTGTGGGGCAAGTATGAGAACGGTTTTTTTATGCTGCAGGAAGGACAGTACGGCAATGATAACGGCGATCTCTGGTACTATAGCTATGACAGCAACAAAGTAGTGAAGAACGTTTTCAGAACGGAAAACCCCGGTAAGAGCCTGGGACCTAATACTGCCACGTTGCAGTTTGCCACCGTTTACCGGGATAAAATGTATATGGCCGTAAAAGTCGGCGGGCCGTTGGTGGTAGCTGATGCCTATACGATGAAGGAAACAGGCCGGATTGATCATCTGCCGCAGGATGAAGGTTATGCTTTTGTAGGAGTGGATAACAACAGAGGACTACTCAGTGCAATAGATGGCGTGTACCGTGTTAATCTTACAGGTCCTGTGCTGGGCGCCAAAGTGGCTGGTATCAACGGCCCTGCCGGCGACATGATACTGGCGGGTGATTATGTATTTGTAATGACGAAAGACGATGGGGTAGTAGCACTCAAAGCAGCTGACTTTAGCGTGGTGAAAAAATTTGGTATTGGCGACGCCGGTTTTGCCCGCACTAAAGACGGTAGTATATGGGTAACCGGTAAGGACTCTCTCGTAAAAATCAACCCGATATCGCTGGCGGCAGACCGGGTGAAGCTGCCGTTTAAAACTACTAATCCATGGGCATTTCTAGCCTGGCGTTCCGGCTCACTAACAGCCAGTGCCTCCGGTGATGCGGTGTATATCGCTGAACGGGAAGCGGTACAGGTTATCGGTGAAATTGAAGTGGGCGGTACCCGGCTTTACCGCTATGAACCTGGTAATGCAGCTTCATTGTCTGCTCCGTTCCTCACACTTCCTGCTGGTCAGTATTTCTATGGTTCTGCTGTAAGGTATAATGAACGCCGCAAGGAACTGGTGGTCATTGCGCTCACTGACAAATTTGGTGGCAGCAATGATAACCGCTGGCTGATGTATGATGCCGTAACGGCCAATCTGAAGGAAACAGTCCGTTATACCGGTTACTATTTCCCTGCATTGCCCATATTTTATTAA
- a CDS encoding ABC transporter permease produces the protein MAKKYSQLKATLVLAKASLIATLRSPTSVVFALLFPIIFVTVFGAMVDNTAVKIKIAVSPGSDTSSPVYRAVKAVGIFSLAKEQDSLEQIAALKKGRIAGIIDIPAPVLSAPVPQYGVSLLSSGAVADKRPLIQAALQEVVAGINRQVLPNQPVAATLKVVTVPGRVYRQIDFILPGQLGFSLLMAGVFGSAFLLFNLRHTLVLKRIFVTPISRTALLAGEMLSRLLFQVICFIIITALGYYVFDFTLINGVFTFMEMLGLSVFGLIIFTGIGFMISGVIRNESSIAPVANTITVPQILLCGLFFPVENYPVWLRTFCDYLPLTFFVDGLRKIAFEGAHLWEVPVQLGGLAVWAVIVGVLSVKMFKWE, from the coding sequence ATGGCAAAAAAATATAGTCAGCTGAAGGCTACCCTTGTGTTAGCCAAAGCGAGCCTCATTGCTACCCTGCGTAGCCCTACTTCCGTCGTTTTCGCCTTGCTGTTCCCTATCATCTTTGTTACGGTATTTGGCGCCATGGTAGATAATACGGCCGTGAAAATCAAGATTGCAGTTTCGCCAGGCAGCGATACCAGCAGTCCGGTATACCGTGCTGTAAAGGCAGTGGGTATTTTCAGTCTGGCTAAAGAACAGGATTCCCTCGAACAAATTGCTGCTTTAAAGAAGGGCCGGATAGCGGGCATCATTGATATCCCTGCGCCGGTATTGTCGGCGCCGGTACCGCAGTATGGAGTATCATTGCTGAGTTCCGGTGCAGTGGCTGATAAGCGGCCGCTGATACAGGCGGCCCTGCAGGAAGTGGTGGCGGGTATCAACCGCCAGGTGCTACCTAATCAACCGGTGGCCGCTACCCTGAAGGTAGTGACTGTTCCGGGCAGGGTATACCGGCAGATTGACTTTATCCTGCCGGGGCAGCTGGGCTTTTCGCTGCTGATGGCTGGCGTGTTTGGCTCTGCCTTCCTGTTGTTCAACCTCCGGCATACACTGGTACTGAAACGTATTTTTGTAACGCCTATCAGCCGTACTGCTTTGCTGGCAGGTGAAATGCTGAGCAGACTGTTGTTTCAGGTGATCTGTTTTATCATCATTACTGCATTGGGCTATTACGTGTTTGATTTTACCCTCATCAATGGTGTCTTCACTTTTATGGAGATGCTGGGCCTGTCTGTTTTCGGGCTGATCATCTTCACCGGAATCGGATTTATGATCAGCGGTGTGATACGCAATGAAAGTTCCATCGCACCAGTCGCCAATACGATTACGGTGCCACAGATATTGTTATGCGGCCTCTTTTTCCCGGTAGAAAATTATCCTGTATGGCTGCGTACCTTCTGTGATTATCTGCCATTGACTTTTTTTGTAGATGGCCTGCGGAAGATAGCCTTCGAAGGTGCCCATCTCTGGGAGGTGCCGGTGCAACTGGGCGGCCTCGCCGTATGGGCAGTGATAGTGGGCGTGCTGTCTGTGAAAATGTTTAAATGGGAATAG
- a CDS encoding response regulator, protein MKTILLIEDNEELRENTADILAIAGYRVLTAENGKTGIEMLLQHQPDLVICDIMMPLLDGFGVLHLMQQQEAVKDTPFIFLTAKTDRADFRKGMGMGADDYLTKPFSGTELWDTVESRLRKAAIKKQQFPADIQGMSQLMYEVTGKTSLQTLAEGRNIDKYRKKQVIYAEGNHPSRLYYVQKGKVKTCKTNDQGKELVLDLYSTGDFLGYTALLEGTVYKETAIAMEDAEIALIPADDFKELLNNNHEVATQLIRMLAKNITDKEQQLLGLAYNSLRKKVAEALISLLRKYNPHNETPYTVNISRENLATIAGTATESLIRTLSDFRDEKLIDIRDGMVIILDENKLSNMLY, encoded by the coding sequence ATGAAGACGATCCTGTTGATAGAAGACAACGAAGAACTGAGAGAGAATACCGCTGATATCCTCGCTATCGCCGGCTATCGCGTACTCACAGCCGAAAACGGGAAAACAGGCATTGAAATGCTCCTTCAACACCAGCCCGACCTGGTGATCTGTGACATCATGATGCCATTACTTGATGGCTTTGGTGTGTTACATCTGATGCAACAACAGGAGGCTGTAAAAGATACGCCCTTCATCTTTCTGACCGCTAAAACAGACAGGGCCGATTTCCGCAAAGGCATGGGCATGGGCGCAGATGATTACCTCACCAAACCCTTTAGTGGCACCGAACTCTGGGACACCGTAGAAAGCAGGCTGAGGAAAGCAGCCATCAAAAAACAACAATTTCCTGCTGACATACAGGGCATGAGCCAGCTGATGTATGAAGTCACCGGTAAAACCTCCCTGCAGACACTCGCAGAAGGTCGCAACATTGATAAATACCGTAAAAAACAAGTCATCTATGCCGAAGGAAATCATCCTTCCCGCCTGTATTATGTTCAGAAAGGAAAAGTAAAAACCTGTAAAACCAATGACCAGGGGAAAGAACTGGTGCTTGACCTTTACTCCACCGGTGACTTCCTGGGATATACCGCCCTGCTGGAAGGCACGGTGTATAAGGAAACAGCCATTGCCATGGAAGATGCAGAAATAGCCCTTATCCCTGCCGATGATTTTAAGGAACTGCTCAACAACAACCATGAAGTAGCCACACAGCTGATCCGTATGCTGGCCAAAAACATCACTGACAAGGAACAACAACTGCTGGGACTGGCCTACAACTCCCTGCGCAAAAAAGTAGCAGAAGCGTTGATCAGTCTTCTCCGGAAATATAACCCTCATAACGAAACGCCATACACCGTGAATATCAGCCGTGAAAACCTCGCTACCATTGCCGGAACAGCCACCGAATCACTGATCCGCACACTCAGCGATTTTCGTGATGAGAAGCTGATTGACATCAGGGATGGAATGGTCATTATTCTGGATGAAAACAAGCTGTCCAATATGCTGTACTGA
- a CDS encoding Hsp20/alpha crystallin family protein, protein MKTDITKRDINQPATFGSFVDQLFQHNLSRFFDDFPKDLSSFRNRVPVNIKENDKSYEVQVVAPGLQKKDFQINIENNRLTVSFEHKEEHKEEGKEGWIRQEYKQQSFSHTFTLDDSVDPNKVVARYEEGVLKLNIPKTERAQKVTRQINVE, encoded by the coding sequence ATGAAAACAGATATCACTAAAAGAGACATCAACCAGCCTGCTACTTTTGGAAGTTTTGTTGATCAGCTTTTCCAGCATAATTTAAGTCGCTTTTTTGATGATTTTCCTAAAGACCTGAGCAGTTTCCGCAACAGGGTGCCGGTCAATATCAAGGAAAATGACAAGTCCTACGAAGTACAGGTGGTGGCTCCCGGATTACAGAAAAAGGATTTTCAGATCAATATTGAAAACAACCGGCTGACAGTTTCCTTTGAACATAAAGAAGAACACAAGGAAGAAGGTAAAGAAGGCTGGATCCGGCAGGAATACAAACAGCAGTCATTCTCCCACACTTTTACCCTGGATGATAGTGTGGACCCCAATAAGGTGGTAGCACGCTACGAAGAAGGGGTACTGAAGCTGAACATTCCCAAAACGGAAAGAGCGCAGAAAGTAACCCGCCAGATAAACGTAGAGTAG
- a CDS encoding PKD domain-containing protein, which translates to MKQRLLPFVMLMALLAGSCSKSDDTTPPVMPPANGPDVSVNVPAGGVNTGNMKWVRLAATVKNDKGASYLWKLGNDTLSTTKELQYLFSKEGSYTLALIVKNSEGEKRIDVPVKISAGKYINGVTRVFDFQPAPGQFVHTLPVWENGDDQQKMNAKAEEALKNGGAIHLGGFGGYVVMGFDHTILNVPGAYSFTVLGNAFESWAEPGIIEVAYDANGNGLPDDEWYEIAGSEYNSSKTIRNYQITYYKPDENKVKTPNKNYPALTDTTYIKWKDNQGKSGYLSKNMYHVQPYYPQWKGDSITFSGSRLTDEYVVDQSGAGTYFVSPAFPFGYADNWSNDNEKANIKISWAVDKKGNAVQLKGVDFIRVYTSMRAEGGWLGEISTEVAGVKDLNLK; encoded by the coding sequence ATGAAGCAACGACTTTTACCTTTTGTGATGCTGATGGCGCTGCTCGCAGGAAGCTGTTCCAAGAGTGATGATACAACACCACCCGTTATGCCACCCGCCAATGGGCCGGATGTGTCTGTCAATGTACCGGCAGGTGGTGTGAACACCGGAAATATGAAGTGGGTACGTTTAGCCGCCACCGTGAAAAATGATAAAGGGGCCTCCTATCTGTGGAAGCTGGGCAATGATACCTTATCCACTACCAAAGAGCTGCAGTATCTGTTTTCCAAAGAAGGAAGTTATACCCTCGCATTGATTGTTAAGAATAGTGAGGGAGAAAAACGTATAGACGTTCCAGTTAAAATATCAGCCGGAAAATATATCAATGGGGTTACCCGGGTATTTGATTTTCAGCCGGCCCCTGGCCAGTTTGTACATACCTTACCGGTATGGGAGAACGGAGATGATCAACAGAAAATGAATGCCAAAGCCGAAGAAGCATTGAAGAATGGGGGTGCAATACACCTGGGTGGATTTGGTGGTTATGTCGTGATGGGATTTGATCATACGATCCTGAATGTGCCGGGTGCCTATAGTTTCACCGTACTTGGTAATGCTTTTGAAAGCTGGGCGGAGCCGGGAATCATCGAGGTGGCTTATGATGCCAATGGTAACGGACTTCCGGATGATGAATGGTATGAGATCGCCGGCTCTGAATACAACAGCTCCAAAACGATCCGTAACTATCAGATCACTTATTATAAACCGGATGAGAACAAGGTGAAAACACCTAACAAAAATTATCCTGCTCTCACCGATACCACCTATATCAAATGGAAAGATAACCAGGGGAAATCAGGATACCTGTCTAAAAACATGTATCATGTTCAGCCTTATTATCCGCAGTGGAAAGGCGATAGCATCACGTTCTCCGGCTCCAGACTGACAGATGAATATGTGGTGGACCAATCCGGTGCCGGCACTTATTTTGTTAGTCCTGCTTTCCCTTTTGGCTATGCAGACAACTGGTCTAACGATAATGAAAAGGCTAACATCAAAATCAGCTGGGCAGTTGATAAAAAAGGAAATGCTGTACAACTCAAAGGTGTTGACTTTATCCGTGTATATACCAGCATGCGTGCAGAAGGAGGATGGCTGGGAGAAATCTCCACAGAAGTAGCCGGAGTAAAAGACCTCAATCTAAAATAA